One Bacteroidota bacterium DNA segment encodes these proteins:
- a CDS encoding amino acid adenylation domain-containing protein has translation MNPVARFAEALLAYPHHTAIQARGSSYSYHQLAQLVTAIQQRLSLHALPDRVGVLTGDEAHTYAALLAIMGLGKTYVPLNRHHPAERNAQIIADAGLSLILAAEPDQIAGSLPAATPLLSLDNLPLAEGQPEVQAVRPDDLAYILFTSGSTGRPKGVPITYQALHHFLHTVTDPALWQLGPEDRFLQMFDLTFDLSVYSYLVPLCMGASTYIVPHTGISYMHIYSLLEEEALTIALMVPSVLAYLRPFFDEIRLPALRYSLFCGEALPHTLAADWYRCLPHARLENVYGPTEATIFCLRYPWQPAAAEAESHQGVVPIGQPMPGVHTCVVDEDGQPVAAGSVGELCLAGVQLTPGYWQQPQLSSRAFFAHAGTRYYRTGDRVRLNEHGNYLYLGRTDQQVKIDGYRVELGEIEHHARQYTGLAQLAVVPVSQGSSTSLHLYLEGYTGPLEPLRAHLASQLPPYMQPRAIHTLARLPLNANGKIDRKALASQALQAQ, from the coding sequence ATGAACCCTGTCGCACGTTTTGCCGAGGCCCTGCTTGCCTATCCCCACCACACGGCCATACAGGCCCGTGGCAGCAGCTATAGCTACCATCAGCTTGCCCAGCTGGTTACGGCCATCCAGCAGCGGCTCAGCCTGCATGCCTTGCCCGACCGGGTGGGCGTGCTTACGGGCGATGAAGCCCATACCTATGCAGCCCTGCTTGCCATCATGGGCCTGGGCAAAACCTATGTACCCCTAAACCGGCACCACCCGGCCGAGCGCAATGCGCAGATTATAGCCGATGCAGGCCTCAGCCTCATTCTGGCTGCCGAGCCCGATCAGATAGCGGGGTCGCTGCCGGCAGCTACCCCCCTGCTGAGCCTGGACAACCTGCCCCTGGCCGAGGGGCAGCCCGAGGTGCAGGCCGTGCGGCCCGATGACCTGGCGTACATCCTCTTCACCAGCGGCAGCACCGGCCGGCCCAAGGGGGTGCCCATTACCTATCAGGCCCTGCACCACTTCCTGCATACCGTTACGGATCCGGCCCTGTGGCAGCTGGGCCCCGAGGATCGGTTCCTGCAGATGTTCGACCTCACCTTCGACCTCTCGGTGTACAGCTACCTGGTGCCCCTGTGCATGGGGGCCAGTACCTACATTGTGCCGCACACGGGCATCAGCTATATGCACATTTATAGCCTGCTGGAAGAGGAGGCGCTGACCATTGCCCTGATGGTACCCAGTGTGCTGGCCTATCTGCGGCCATTCTTCGACGAGATCCGGCTGCCAGCCCTGCGCTACAGCCTCTTCTGTGGCGAGGCCCTGCCCCACACCCTGGCTGCCGACTGGTACCGCTGCCTGCCCCATGCGCGGCTAGAGAATGTGTATGGCCCCACCGAGGCCACCATCTTCTGCCTGCGCTACCCCTGGCAGCCCGCTGCGGCCGAGGCCGAGAGCCACCAGGGTGTGGTGCCCATAGGCCAGCCTATGCCCGGGGTGCACACCTGCGTGGTGGATGAGGATGGACAGCCCGTGGCGGCAGGCAGTGTGGGCGAGCTGTGCCTGGCAGGGGTGCAGCTCACCCCCGGCTACTGGCAGCAGCCGCAGCTAAGTAGCCGCGCCTTTTTTGCCCACGCTGGCACCCGCTACTACCGCACGGGCGACCGCGTGCGCCTGAATGAGCACGGAAACTACCTGTACCTGGGCCGCACAGACCAGCAGGTGAAGATAGACGGATACCGGGTAGAGCTGGGCGAGATAGAGCACCATGCCCGCCAATACACGGGCCTAGCCCAGCTGGCAGTGGTGCCGGTTAGCCAGGGTAGCAGCACCAGCCTGCACCTGTACCTGGAGGGCTACACGGGCCCCCTGGAGCCCCTACGGGCCCACCTGGCCAGCCAGCTGCCCCCCTACATGCAGCCCCGCGCCATCCACACCCTGGCGCGCCTGCCCCTGAATGCAAATGGAAAAATAGACCGAAAAGCCCTGGCCAGCCAGGCACTGCAGGCCCAGTAG
- a CDS encoding acyl carrier protein — protein MRTDIQEKLNTLFRQVFQDNQIEVRADMTAADVASWDSLNHMTMIQAVEKAFGVKFKLKEITKMQNVGDMARLIEEKGA, from the coding sequence ATGAGAACCGATATTCAAGAGAAGCTCAATACCCTCTTTCGCCAGGTTTTTCAGGACAACCAGATAGAGGTGCGGGCAGACATGACGGCCGCCGACGTGGCCAGCTGGGATAGCCTAAACCACATGACGATGATACAGGCTGTGGAGAAGGCCTTTGGCGTAAAATTTAAGCTCAAGGAAATAACCAAAATGCAGAATGTAGGCGATATGGCCCGCCTGATTGAGGAAAAAGGAGCCTAG
- a CDS encoding GNAT family N-acetyltransferase — MITNNSTRPIIRPATEADVPFLAWVLLQAEASGTQVISYQRLFQLADNELQDLVTTLLEEEIAGCDLSYVNYAIAEVDGQPAGACAAWIEAQSHAPCQLIRGQMLAYALGPERLQAAKPRLDILAELNLNRTPGSLQLESFAVRPEYRGRQISTQLIHHHLQHYQAAHPALALAEIQLMAENETALHAYLKAGFEVAERRNSAHPDITRLLPGREKILLRRALR, encoded by the coding sequence ATGATTACCAATAACTCCACCCGCCCAATTATCCGCCCAGCTACCGAGGCCGATGTGCCCTTTCTGGCCTGGGTACTGCTGCAGGCCGAGGCCAGCGGCACCCAGGTCATCAGCTATCAGCGCCTGTTCCAGCTGGCAGACAACGAGCTACAAGACCTGGTGACCACCCTGCTGGAAGAGGAGATAGCGGGCTGCGACCTGAGCTACGTAAACTATGCCATAGCCGAGGTGGATGGCCAGCCTGCCGGGGCCTGTGCCGCCTGGATAGAGGCCCAGAGCCACGCCCCCTGCCAGCTGATACGCGGCCAGATGCTGGCCTATGCGCTGGGGCCCGAGCGCCTGCAGGCTGCCAAACCCAGGCTGGACATCCTGGCCGAGCTGAACCTGAACCGCACACCCGGCAGCCTGCAGCTAGAGAGCTTTGCCGTGCGGCCCGAATACCGTGGCAGGCAGATAAGCACACAGCTGATACACCACCACCTGCAGCACTACCAGGCCGCACACCCGGCTCTCGCCCTGGCCGAGATACAGCTGATGGCCGAGAATGAGACGGCCCTGCACGCCTACCTGAAAGCAGGCTTTGAAGTAGCCGAACGCAGAAATTCTGCACATCCCGATATTACCCGGCTGCTACCCGGTAGGGAGAAAATCCTGCTGCGCAGGGCCCTCCGCTAA
- a CDS encoding RHS repeat-associated core domain-containing protein has protein sequence MIREQPPRPARCRTRGNGAPPGVAQVAQAQDYTAFGAAMEGRSFSMAAYRFGFNGKENDTDWGPQLIEDYGFRLYNPALGRFLTVDPLLRQYPSWSPYPFAMNRPIDGVDLDGLEWSKATEQLLPDGTILRNMSLHVKVINHATKPATVDALGNIVDEGNLNILPHTMAFIQGMGSEFSGERISTSGQRIQYILNVSVEFLSADEAEKVRFDEYGNVSDGFYLEFVDAIEQRNNKDIILGKADKVGSPSINRIRIAVYDLEKNNSLITDMIQIMAVSIHEGGHTAGLEHNFPRIPGNVMNSSQIGDQEPEIDISIEQIELIYEGLPTSEDLGNGGINPNASPKSDIPDRPEAPKPSRNK, from the coding sequence ATGATACGCGAGCAACCACCCCGCCCAGCCAGGTGCCGCACACGCGGAAATGGCGCCCCGCCAGGGGTGGCGCAGGTAGCGCAGGCCCAGGATTATACTGCATTCGGTGCAGCCATGGAGGGGCGGAGTTTCTCCATGGCTGCGTATCGTTTCGGCTTTAACGGCAAGGAAAATGACACCGACTGGGGCCCCCAGCTGATCGAGGATTACGGCTTCCGGCTGTATAATCCCGCCCTGGGCCGCTTCCTGACTGTGGATCCCTTACTGCGGCAGTACCCCTCATGGAGTCCATATCCATTTGCAATGAATAGACCCATAGATGGCGTTGATCTGGATGGGCTTGAGTGGTCAAAGGCTACCGAACAGTTACTTCCTGATGGTACAATTCTCAGGAATATGAGCCTCCACGTAAAGGTTATTAATCATGCTACAAAGCCTGCTACTGTGGATGCATTAGGTAATATAGTAGATGAGGGTAACTTAAACATTTTACCCCATACCATGGCATTTATTCAGGGAATGGGTAGTGAATTTTCTGGTGAACGAATTTCGACTAGTGGTCAGAGGATACAATATATATTGAATGTAAGTGTAGAATTCCTGTCAGCTGATGAGGCAGAGAAAGTCCGCTTTGACGAGTATGGAAATGTAAGCGATGGCTTTTATCTGGAATTTGTTGATGCCATAGAACAGCGTAATAATAAGGATATAATACTTGGTAAAGCGGACAAAGTCGGTAGTCCGTCAATAAACAGGATCCGAATAGCCGTTTATGACTTAGAAAAAAACAATTCGCTCATTACAGATATGATCCAGATTATGGCTGTTTCTATACACGAGGGCGGGCATACCGCAGGGTTAGAGCATAATTTTCCACGCATACCTGGTAATGTCATGAATTCCAGTCAAATAGGGGATCAAGAGCCGGAAATAGATATTAGCATTGAGCAAATTGAGCTTATTTATGAGGGTTTGCCTACTTCTGAGGATTTAGGTAATGGAGGGATTAATCCCAATGCTTCTCCTAAGTCTGATATACCCGATAGACCAGAAGCTCCTAAACCATCGAGGAATAAATAA